The Mycolicibacterium smegmatis genome has a window encoding:
- a CDS encoding MarR family winged helix-turn-helix transcriptional regulator has protein sequence MTGRETRPGAAGVEELAEAADRLFLSMRRARGNPTATGGLSLAQLSLLDPLLATESLPVSELASAAGVSAPNATRMIQQLETKGFVLRERSAADERKVLVRLTDTGAQLLTRLRANRRATQSKALAAFTEEERIHLARQLQRLADIIDAGVDPTGN, from the coding sequence ATGACGGGACGCGAGACGAGGCCCGGTGCTGCCGGCGTGGAGGAGTTGGCCGAGGCGGCTGACCGGCTGTTTCTCTCCATGCGACGGGCGCGCGGCAACCCGACGGCCACCGGCGGACTGTCACTGGCGCAGCTGTCGCTCCTGGACCCGCTGCTGGCGACGGAGTCTTTGCCGGTCAGCGAGCTCGCGTCCGCGGCGGGTGTCAGCGCGCCCAATGCCACGCGCATGATTCAGCAACTCGAGACCAAGGGCTTCGTGCTCCGCGAGCGCTCGGCGGCCGACGAACGCAAGGTCCTCGTGCGGTTGACCGATACCGGGGCACAACTGCTCACGCGCCTGCGCGCCAACCGAAGGGCCACGCAGTCCAAGGCGCTTGCGGCCTTCACCGAAGAGGAGCGCATCCACCTGGCGCGGCAGCTCCAGCGGCTCGCCGACATCATCGACGCAGGTGTCGACCCCACAGGCAACTGA
- a CDS encoding coiled-coil domain-containing protein, with protein MTGVRRSLRRAACGFVATFLVLTFTIGAVQADPAADAIAKVQELSQQAIKAREAVTAAQRDADARQAEQAAAEERHRVDQEALAEATSQLAPHQAAADRLAAMTYMSGRTGQMAAVLTATSPQQLIDQLALERTVAAEIAAQMKGYQEARDRALAAAAASEKSAADARAKAEQADAVRADLQAKWKDLLSQISAAEAQYAALTPQQQAVVDNTPPPSAPVDPAIVAMPGPAPGEDPAARNLLAIPGDIPEALPVGVANETGLQPATVYVARVISMRYPQIAEIGGVRPDSKPWHPSGLAIDVMIPNPSSPEGIALGNEIRDFVLSNAGRFKLQDVIWRGTYYTPSGPQASGYGHFDHVHVTTLRR; from the coding sequence ATGACCGGGGTGCGCCGTTCACTTCGGCGAGCGGCGTGCGGTTTTGTCGCCACCTTCCTGGTTCTGACGTTCACGATCGGGGCCGTGCAGGCAGACCCGGCAGCGGACGCGATCGCAAAAGTGCAGGAGCTGTCCCAGCAGGCCATCAAGGCGCGCGAGGCCGTCACCGCCGCCCAACGCGATGCCGACGCCAGGCAGGCCGAGCAGGCCGCCGCCGAGGAGCGCCACCGCGTCGACCAGGAAGCCCTGGCCGAGGCCACCAGTCAGCTCGCGCCCCATCAGGCTGCTGCCGACCGGCTGGCGGCGATGACCTACATGAGCGGACGCACCGGCCAGATGGCCGCTGTACTGACGGCCACCTCACCCCAGCAGCTGATCGACCAACTCGCGCTGGAGCGCACGGTCGCCGCGGAGATCGCCGCTCAGATGAAGGGCTACCAAGAAGCCCGTGACCGCGCGCTCGCCGCGGCCGCGGCGTCCGAGAAGTCGGCTGCCGACGCCCGCGCCAAGGCCGAGCAGGCCGACGCCGTGCGCGCAGACCTGCAGGCCAAGTGGAAGGACCTGCTCAGTCAGATCTCGGCCGCCGAGGCGCAGTACGCGGCCCTGACACCTCAGCAGCAGGCGGTCGTCGACAACACCCCGCCGCCGAGTGCGCCGGTGGACCCCGCGATCGTCGCGATGCCCGGGCCCGCTCCCGGCGAGGATCCGGCCGCCCGCAACCTCCTGGCGATCCCAGGCGACATCCCCGAGGCGCTGCCGGTCGGTGTCGCGAACGAGACCGGGCTGCAACCCGCCACTGTGTACGTGGCTCGCGTCATCAGCATGCGGTACCCGCAGATCGCCGAGATCGGCGGTGTGCGTCCGGACTCCAAGCCGTGGCATCCGAGTGGCCTGGCGATCGACGTGATGATCCCGAACCCGTCCAGCCCCGAGGGCATCGCGCTCGGCAACGAGATCCGCGATTTCGTGTTGAGCAACGCGGGCCGCTTCAAGCTGCAGGACGTGATCTGGCGCGGCACGTACTACACGCCGTCCGGCCCGCAGGCGTCGGGCTACGGCCACTTCGACCACGTCCACGTCACCACGCTGCGCCGCTGA
- a CDS encoding amidohydrolase family protein, translating into MNQARIDVHHHVVPPQYRELLAAQTTNAGGRATPDWSVDSALGLMDSIGVETAILSITTPGVEPAERAQRPAVARDLNEFCADVVRSAPDRFGFWATLTLPDVDSAIGEAAYALDELHADGVVLLANSERTYLGDRRFDPLMEELDRRGATIFVHPSHLPGGSIPGINAYFADFLLDTTRAAINMVLNGTLDRYPNLRVILSHAGGFVPFIAERIATCVPIEHPDVSVESILDGLRKFYFDTALSASESALPSLLAFARPDHILFGSDFPYATAEIATRFAKNLDAYLADHQDVDGVAVNRDNALKLLPRLAVGAAR; encoded by the coding sequence ATGAACCAGGCACGCATCGACGTCCACCACCACGTGGTGCCGCCGCAGTACCGCGAACTGCTCGCCGCACAGACAACCAATGCAGGTGGCCGGGCCACACCCGACTGGAGCGTCGACAGCGCCCTGGGCCTCATGGATTCGATCGGCGTCGAGACCGCGATCCTGTCCATCACGACCCCGGGTGTGGAGCCCGCTGAGCGGGCACAGCGTCCCGCCGTGGCACGCGACCTCAACGAGTTCTGCGCCGATGTCGTGCGGTCCGCCCCGGACCGGTTCGGATTCTGGGCCACCCTGACCCTGCCGGACGTCGACAGCGCGATCGGTGAAGCCGCCTACGCCCTCGACGAACTGCACGCCGATGGCGTCGTCCTGTTGGCGAACTCGGAGCGGACGTATCTCGGGGACCGCCGGTTCGACCCGTTGATGGAGGAACTGGACCGCCGCGGTGCCACCATCTTCGTGCACCCCTCGCACCTGCCCGGTGGTTCGATTCCCGGCATCAATGCGTACTTCGCTGACTTCCTGCTCGACACCACACGCGCGGCGATCAACATGGTTCTCAACGGCACACTGGACCGGTATCCCAACCTCCGTGTGATCCTGTCGCACGCAGGAGGATTCGTCCCCTTCATCGCCGAGCGCATCGCGACCTGCGTCCCGATCGAGCATCCTGACGTCAGCGTGGAGTCGATCCTCGACGGACTGCGGAAGTTCTACTTCGACACCGCGCTGTCGGCATCGGAATCCGCACTGCCGTCGCTGCTGGCCTTCGCCCGTCCCGACCACATCCTCTTCGGCAGCGACTTCCCGTACGCGACTGCCGAGATCGCGACGCGCTTCGCGAAGAACCTCGACGCCTACCTCGCCGATCACCAAGACGTCGACGGCGTGGCGGTCAACCGTGACAACGCGCTGAAGCTGCTCCCTCGGCTGGCGGTGGGTGCCGCACGCTGA
- a CDS encoding NAD(P)/FAD-dependent oxidoreductase: MTAHNKTHRVVVIGGGYAGTLAANRLQQNPDIDITLINPRPQFVHRMRLHQMAAGACEAVVDYGTLLGSGVRLLADRVDRIDTANRRIDLASGDSMGYDYVVYAVGSTALVPESVEGAAEFAHTVAEYEAAQRLRATVNALAPDAWITVVGAGFTGIEVAAELATGGRTVSLVAGAQLAPTLGGPARRAVSRWMAKNGVGLLEDAMVTEVRPDAVVLDDGTVWRSDLTIWAGGFGVPDLASRSGLRTDTLGRLITDATLTSIDDDRVLAAGDAAAPSGKALRMACYTAGPMAATAADTILSRIAGTPPEAFSLGYLGSCLGLGRRSAVMQFTRRDDTPLDVHLRGRVAGAVKELVLKGILWSLRREGRKPGATSWLKNGDTVTSPALVDAKGSGHDGPIG; encoded by the coding sequence ATGACTGCTCACAACAAAACCCACCGCGTCGTCGTCATCGGCGGAGGTTATGCCGGCACCCTGGCCGCCAACCGCCTGCAGCAGAACCCGGACATCGACATCACGCTCATCAACCCACGTCCTCAGTTCGTGCATCGCATGCGACTGCACCAGATGGCGGCAGGTGCGTGCGAGGCCGTCGTCGACTATGGGACGTTGCTGGGCAGCGGTGTGCGGCTGCTCGCCGACCGGGTCGATCGCATCGACACCGCAAACCGCAGGATCGACCTGGCGTCCGGTGACTCGATGGGCTACGACTATGTCGTCTACGCCGTCGGCAGCACGGCCCTGGTGCCGGAATCCGTCGAAGGCGCCGCAGAATTCGCGCACACGGTGGCCGAGTACGAGGCCGCCCAGCGGTTGCGCGCCACGGTGAACGCCCTCGCACCCGATGCGTGGATCACCGTCGTCGGCGCCGGGTTCACCGGCATCGAGGTGGCTGCCGAACTCGCCACCGGGGGACGTACCGTGAGCCTGGTCGCGGGCGCGCAATTGGCGCCGACGCTCGGGGGTCCGGCCCGACGGGCCGTGTCCCGGTGGATGGCCAAGAATGGGGTGGGACTGCTGGAGGACGCCATGGTCACCGAAGTGCGACCCGACGCCGTGGTGCTCGACGACGGCACGGTGTGGCGCAGCGACCTGACCATCTGGGCCGGCGGTTTCGGTGTCCCCGACCTGGCCTCGCGCAGCGGCCTGCGCACCGACACGCTCGGCCGGTTGATCACCGACGCGACGCTCACGAGCATCGACGACGATCGCGTGCTGGCCGCGGGCGACGCGGCGGCACCGTCCGGAAAAGCCCTGCGCATGGCCTGCTACACGGCAGGACCCATGGCCGCCACCGCCGCCGACACCATCCTCAGCCGCATCGCGGGCACCCCGCCCGAGGCGTTCTCGCTGGGTTACCTCGGATCCTGCCTCGGGCTCGGCAGGCGCTCGGCCGTCATGCAGTTCACCCGCAGGGATGACACGCCCCTCGACGTCCACCTCCGCGGCCGCGTCGCCGGAGCGGTGAAAGAGCTTGTCCTCAAGGGCATTCTGTGGAGCCTGCGCCGCGAGGGCAGGAAACCGGGAGCAACGTCGTGGCTCAAGAACGGCGATACCGTGACGTCACCGGCTCTCGTCGACGCGAAGGGATCCGGTCATGACGGCCCGATTGGATGA
- a CDS encoding LppW family protein, which produces MRRRQPKSVMTGMAVVACAALLVSGCTAPAGGAPPAVEHTPQATVAPPAAPPPVQPPASFAGLDARMQQATADAAASGATIEAVVLDRNTGEVVSNGSNKPFPIASVVKLFIADDLLLQESEGKTELSPADRKSLDVMLRSSDDSAAQMFWDRLGGNAVISRIKARYGLPGTIAPYNGHWDVTQSTAADLVHYYDMLLNGGGGLPREQADVIVDNLAHFTPSGTDGYPQRFGIPDGLSGEAVAVKQGWFCCWNRANQLHVSTGIIGPDHRYLMAISSLDPTSAGAARENITEAVRTMFPGGKI; this is translated from the coding sequence ATGCGTCGGCGACAGCCGAAATCGGTGATGACAGGGATGGCAGTTGTCGCCTGTGCGGCGCTGCTCGTGAGCGGATGCACGGCGCCGGCCGGGGGTGCGCCGCCTGCCGTCGAGCACACCCCCCAGGCAACCGTCGCCCCGCCGGCCGCGCCACCTCCGGTGCAGCCGCCCGCGTCGTTTGCCGGACTCGACGCGCGCATGCAGCAGGCCACCGCCGACGCGGCGGCATCGGGTGCGACGATCGAGGCCGTCGTGCTGGACCGCAACACCGGCGAGGTCGTGTCCAACGGCTCCAACAAGCCGTTCCCGATCGCGTCGGTGGTCAAGCTGTTCATCGCCGACGACCTGCTCCTGCAGGAATCCGAGGGCAAGACGGAGCTGTCCCCCGCCGACCGCAAGTCTCTCGACGTCATGCTGCGCTCCTCGGACGACAGTGCCGCACAGATGTTTTGGGACCGTCTGGGCGGGAACGCCGTGATCTCCCGCATCAAGGCCCGTTACGGCCTGCCCGGCACCATCGCGCCCTACAACGGCCACTGGGACGTCACCCAGAGCACTGCCGCCGATCTGGTCCACTACTACGACATGTTGCTCAACGGTGGCGGCGGCCTGCCCCGCGAGCAGGCCGACGTCATCGTCGACAACCTCGCGCACTTCACACCGTCGGGAACCGACGGCTATCCGCAGCGCTTCGGCATCCCCGACGGCCTCTCGGGTGAGGCCGTCGCGGTCAAGCAGGGCTGGTTCTGCTGCTGGAACCGAGCCAACCAGTTGCACGTGTCCACCGGCATCATCGGACCCGACCACCGCTACCTGATGGCCATCAGTTCCCTGGACCCGACCAGTGCGGGCGCGGCGCGCGAGAACATCACCGAGGCCGTGCGAACGATGTTCCCGGGCGGGAAGATCTGA
- a CDS encoding 1-phosphofructokinase family hexose kinase → MTSPDTVVIFAPLPVLTVTVEDRSGEDDIHVHAGGQGVWQSRMVASLGVPTVLCSALGGETGSVLGHLLPTTDVTLRMVPVSSRNGAYVHDRRKGDREVVAESPGTPLDRHELDSLYELTLTEGLTHGRVLLSGPQDDRVLPADLYRRLSTDLGANGCKVAADLAGERLEAVLAGHPSLIKVSHEELLDDGRAKSDDAKDLVAAMRTLREDGGACTIVVSRAGAAPALALFDDDELGEAAVVEVVMPKLEPADPAGAGDSMTAGMVAALARGRPLRKALQIGAACGALNVVRHGLGTGGARAVETLADRVELRPWK, encoded by the coding sequence ATGACAAGCCCGGACACGGTCGTGATCTTCGCACCGTTACCCGTGCTCACGGTGACGGTCGAGGACCGCTCCGGCGAGGATGACATCCACGTACACGCGGGTGGTCAGGGGGTATGGCAGTCCCGCATGGTGGCGTCGCTGGGCGTGCCGACCGTTCTGTGCTCGGCGCTGGGCGGCGAGACCGGATCGGTGCTCGGGCATCTGCTGCCCACCACCGATGTCACGCTGCGCATGGTCCCGGTCAGCTCCCGCAACGGGGCCTACGTGCACGACCGTCGCAAGGGCGATCGCGAGGTGGTCGCGGAGAGCCCCGGCACCCCGCTGGACCGCCACGAACTCGACTCCCTGTACGAACTCACGTTGACCGAGGGCCTCACCCACGGTCGCGTGTTGTTGTCCGGACCGCAGGACGACCGAGTGCTGCCCGCCGACCTGTACCGCCGGTTGTCCACCGACCTGGGCGCCAACGGGTGCAAGGTGGCCGCCGATCTCGCAGGCGAGCGGCTGGAAGCGGTGCTCGCCGGTCACCCGAGTCTCATCAAGGTGAGCCACGAAGAACTGCTCGACGACGGCCGGGCGAAGTCCGACGACGCCAAGGACCTCGTCGCCGCCATGCGGACGCTGCGTGAGGACGGCGGCGCGTGCACGATCGTCGTCTCACGGGCCGGGGCCGCGCCCGCTCTCGCGCTGTTCGACGACGACGAACTCGGCGAGGCCGCCGTCGTCGAGGTCGTGATGCCCAAGCTGGAGCCTGCCGACCCGGCCGGCGCGGGGGACTCCATGACGGCAGGCATGGTCGCCGCACTGGCGCGTGGCCGTCCGTTGCGCAAGGCGCTCCAGATCGGGGCGGCGTGCGGCGCGCTCAACGTTGTGCGCCACGGATTGGGTACGGGCGGTGCGCGAGCGGTCGAGACGCTCGCCGACCGCGTCGAGTTGCGGCCCTGGAAGTAA
- a CDS encoding DUF1906 domain-containing protein, with translation MSRRDALRYTAAASVLAGLGAGVSAAPASAAAPQLIDFAAAQIPAEHIKAAGYAGVINYVSTSRPGSSFGAKPITRPYAESLTRAGLVIVSNYQYGKPGGTAPSDFRRGAAGGVADAKTAWQLHTAAGGARNAPIYFSVDEDIDRQTWNNLALPWFRGINSVIGVQRTGVYGGVNVCQWAIEDGVIGRSGTPGKAWAWQTRSWSKGKIHPAAVLYQHTIDTASNPGPLVGGIRVDVNDALAQDIGQWNFHP, from the coding sequence ATTTCTCGGCGCGACGCCCTGCGCTACACGGCCGCCGCCTCGGTGCTGGCCGGTCTGGGTGCGGGCGTGTCAGCGGCCCCCGCATCGGCCGCCGCGCCCCAGCTGATCGACTTCGCCGCGGCCCAGATTCCGGCCGAGCACATCAAGGCCGCGGGCTACGCCGGTGTCATCAACTACGTGTCGACCTCGCGGCCCGGGTCGTCCTTCGGCGCCAAACCGATCACGCGTCCCTACGCCGAGTCGCTGACCCGGGCCGGCCTGGTGATAGTCAGCAACTACCAGTACGGCAAACCGGGCGGAACCGCGCCGTCTGATTTCAGACGCGGCGCCGCGGGTGGCGTCGCCGACGCCAAGACCGCATGGCAACTGCACACCGCCGCAGGCGGCGCCAGGAACGCACCCATCTACTTCTCCGTCGACGAAGACATCGACCGGCAGACCTGGAACAACCTTGCGCTGCCATGGTTCCGGGGCATCAACTCCGTGATCGGGGTTCAGCGCACCGGCGTGTACGGCGGCGTCAACGTGTGCCAGTGGGCCATCGAAGACGGGGTCATCGGGCGGTCCGGCACGCCCGGCAAGGCCTGGGCCTGGCAGACCCGCTCGTGGTCGAAGGGCAAGATCCACCCCGCGGCGGTGCTCTATCAACACACCATCGACACCGCGTCGAACCCCGGACCGTTGGTCGGCGGCATCCGCGTGGATGTCAACGACGCCTTGGCCCAGGACATCGGCCAGTGGAATTTCCACCCCTGA
- a CDS encoding molybdopterin-containing oxidoreductase family protein, whose protein sequence is MQTLKIVRGACPHDCPDTCAMLYHVEDGKLVDVQGDPNHPMTRGGLCVKVKNFHEHHYQPDRLLYPMRRVGAKGSGEFERITWDEALAEIKTRWTEIIDTHGAQAIMPHAYLGHQGVLNGLTSGDAFFNRLGATVAEKTYCESGSSTAWHMTVGGTGGLDVESMAYSKYIIVWGMNMTSTNLHGWPFLLEARKNNGAKIVVIDPVRNRTARQADWHIPIRPGTDGALALGMIHEIIAQGLVDTDYVERYTVGYDELAARAANYPPERVEEITGIPADDVRKLAYEYATTQPAAIRQGVALERNRGGGQAIRAITCLPALVGAWRHVGGGTMEMPIWEFPTKFGEICRPDWIPEGTRVVNELDLGMALTGELDLDPPIKSLFVYNSNPVSQGPAQEKTMRGLMRDDLFTVVSEHFITDTAKFADLLLPATMQAEQLDIMVTWGHLYISLNQPAIEPPGECVPNVELFRRLARTMEFDEESMAYWNRTDREMLIDFHDWDAPALAGITYEKLEEVGWMRLAVGAPDKRAPHAEGNFPTPSGKCEFKSSLAEGGNFVVPVWRSMYEGMQPGGYVDPVPDYVPPFESPQSNPELAQRYPLSIISPKPHAFLNSQYGNAADKQKVQGRQQVFIHPTDAAERGIAEGDMVRVFNDRGSFQGPAAYETGLIPGLVMANVGHWQGKTSGTTVNAITADRHCGLGNAGVYGDNLVEVEKLDEHAVAQSA, encoded by the coding sequence ATGCAAACACTCAAGATCGTGCGCGGCGCCTGCCCCCACGACTGCCCCGACACCTGTGCGATGCTCTACCACGTCGAGGACGGCAAACTTGTTGACGTCCAAGGTGATCCGAATCATCCCATGACGCGCGGCGGATTGTGCGTCAAGGTCAAGAACTTCCACGAACACCACTACCAGCCCGACCGCCTGCTCTACCCCATGCGCCGGGTCGGCGCGAAAGGGTCCGGCGAGTTCGAGCGCATCACGTGGGACGAGGCGCTCGCCGAGATCAAGACCCGGTGGACCGAGATCATCGACACCCATGGCGCCCAGGCGATCATGCCGCACGCCTACCTGGGCCACCAGGGCGTCCTGAACGGACTGACCTCGGGCGACGCCTTTTTCAACCGACTGGGCGCCACCGTCGCAGAAAAGACCTACTGCGAGTCGGGTTCGTCGACCGCCTGGCACATGACCGTCGGCGGCACGGGCGGCCTGGATGTCGAGTCGATGGCGTATTCGAAGTACATCATCGTCTGGGGCATGAACATGACCAGCACGAATCTGCACGGCTGGCCGTTCCTGCTGGAGGCCCGCAAGAACAACGGTGCGAAGATCGTCGTCATCGACCCGGTGCGCAACCGCACCGCCCGACAGGCGGATTGGCACATCCCGATCCGGCCCGGCACCGACGGCGCACTGGCGTTGGGCATGATCCACGAGATCATCGCGCAGGGTCTCGTCGACACCGACTACGTCGAGCGCTACACCGTCGGCTACGACGAACTCGCGGCCCGCGCCGCGAACTACCCACCCGAACGCGTCGAGGAGATCACCGGCATCCCCGCCGACGACGTCCGCAAGCTCGCGTACGAGTACGCCACCACGCAGCCCGCGGCCATCCGGCAGGGCGTCGCGCTGGAACGCAACCGCGGTGGTGGACAGGCGATCCGGGCCATCACGTGCCTGCCCGCGCTCGTCGGCGCGTGGCGGCACGTCGGCGGCGGCACCATGGAGATGCCGATCTGGGAGTTCCCCACCAAGTTCGGCGAGATCTGCCGCCCGGACTGGATCCCCGAGGGCACCCGCGTGGTCAACGAACTCGACCTCGGTATGGCGCTGACCGGTGAGCTGGACCTGGACCCGCCGATCAAGTCGCTGTTCGTCTACAACTCCAACCCGGTGTCACAGGGCCCGGCGCAGGAGAAGACCATGCGCGGCCTGATGCGTGACGACCTGTTCACCGTCGTCAGTGAGCATTTCATCACCGACACCGCGAAATTCGCCGATCTGCTGCTGCCCGCGACCATGCAGGCCGAGCAACTCGACATCATGGTGACCTGGGGTCATCTGTACATCTCGCTGAACCAGCCGGCGATCGAACCACCCGGCGAGTGCGTGCCCAACGTGGAACTGTTCCGGCGACTGGCCAGAACCATGGAGTTCGACGAGGAGTCGATGGCGTACTGGAACCGCACCGACCGCGAGATGCTGATCGACTTCCACGATTGGGACGCCCCCGCGTTGGCGGGTATCACCTACGAGAAGCTCGAAGAGGTGGGCTGGATGCGCCTGGCCGTCGGCGCCCCCGACAAGCGCGCACCGCACGCCGAGGGCAACTTCCCCACCCCGTCGGGCAAGTGCGAGTTCAAGTCGAGCCTGGCCGAGGGCGGCAACTTCGTGGTCCCGGTGTGGCGGTCGATGTACGAGGGCATGCAGCCCGGCGGGTACGTCGACCCGGTACCCGACTATGTGCCGCCGTTCGAGTCGCCACAGTCCAATCCCGAACTGGCCCAGCGGTACCCGTTGTCCATCATCTCGCCCAAACCGCACGCGTTCCTCAACAGCCAGTACGGCAACGCCGCGGACAAACAGAAGGTGCAGGGCCGCCAGCAGGTCTTCATCCATCCCACCGACGCGGCCGAGCGCGGTATCGCCGAGGGCGACATGGTGCGCGTGTTCAACGACCGCGGCTCGTTCCAGGGGCCCGCGGCTTACGAGACCGGGCTGATCCCGGGTCTGGTGATGGCCAATGTCGGGCACTGGCAGGGCAAGACGTCCGGCACGACCGTCAACGCCATCACCGCCGACCGCCACTGCGGTCTGGGCAACGCCGGTGTCTACGGTGACAATCTCGTGGAGGTCGAAAAACTCGACGAGCACGCGGTGGCACAGTCGGCGTGA
- the sigJ gene encoding RNA polymerase sigma factor SigJ yields the protein MTARLDDHTERFTMLRPLLFTIAYEILGSVTEADDVLQDSYLNWAKVDLAAVRDTKSYLAQLVTRQALKAQRTSARRRESYVGPWLPEPLLLDDRDASADVVLAESVSMAMLVVLETLTPDERAVFVLHDVFGFDYAEISEAVGKSTAAVRQIAHRAREHVHARRKRFDPVDSDQAAEITQQFLTAASTGDMAGLVALLAPDVVTITDGGGLPGAARRPLVGAERVAGAIVRGMRRDLRFEIVTANGAPAVALRTDEDQLLGLVTLEIHDGRITSLYAIANPDKLAALDGPRVITR from the coding sequence ATGACGGCCCGATTGGATGACCACACCGAGCGGTTCACGATGTTGCGACCGCTGCTGTTCACCATCGCCTACGAGATCCTCGGCTCGGTCACCGAAGCCGACGACGTGCTGCAGGACAGCTATCTGAACTGGGCGAAAGTCGATCTGGCTGCGGTCCGCGACACCAAGTCCTATCTCGCGCAACTGGTGACGCGGCAGGCCCTCAAAGCGCAGCGCACCAGCGCACGGCGGCGCGAGAGCTACGTCGGCCCCTGGTTGCCCGAACCGCTGCTGCTCGACGACCGGGACGCCTCCGCGGATGTGGTGCTCGCCGAATCGGTGTCGATGGCCATGCTCGTGGTGCTCGAAACGCTCACACCCGACGAGCGGGCCGTGTTCGTGTTGCACGACGTCTTCGGATTCGACTACGCCGAGATCTCCGAGGCGGTCGGCAAGTCGACGGCCGCGGTGCGCCAGATCGCGCACCGCGCGCGCGAACACGTGCACGCGCGGCGCAAGCGGTTCGACCCCGTCGATTCCGACCAGGCCGCAGAGATCACGCAGCAGTTCCTCACCGCGGCCTCGACCGGCGACATGGCCGGCCTCGTCGCGCTGCTAGCGCCCGACGTCGTCACGATCACCGACGGCGGCGGACTCCCGGGTGCCGCCCGCCGTCCGCTGGTGGGCGCCGAGAGGGTCGCAGGCGCGATCGTCAGAGGCATGCGCCGCGACCTGCGGTTCGAGATCGTCACCGCCAACGGCGCGCCGGCCGTGGCTCTGCGGACCGACGAGGATCAGCTGCTGGGGCTGGTCACGCTGGAGATCCACGACGGCAGGATCACCAGCCTGTACGCCATTGCCAATCCCGACAAGCTCGCCGCCCTCGACGGTCCGCGGGTCATCACGCGTTGA
- the surE gene encoding 5'/3'-nucleotidase SurE, with protein sequence MPRALVTNDDGIDSAGLHALALAAREAGLEVIVAAPAEQASGASAALTAVRHEGRTVVERREVPGLDGIEAWAVHAQPGHIVAAALNGWFTPRPDLVLSGINHGANVGRAVLHSGTVGAALTARISDTPALAVSLDVALHPTGERYWESAAGLLAPVLDLLFEAREPTVLSLNVPDVPPDELKPIRHAWLARGGAVQTRVDEVSDGGVRLAEVEISEEFEPGTDSALLAAGHPTLTELRSIEAHDGELVPNWLADKVGG encoded by the coding sequence GTGCCACGCGCTTTGGTGACCAACGACGACGGGATCGACTCGGCGGGCCTGCATGCGCTGGCGCTCGCCGCGCGTGAGGCCGGGCTCGAGGTGATCGTGGCCGCCCCCGCCGAACAGGCCAGCGGTGCCAGCGCTGCGCTCACCGCGGTGCGCCACGAAGGCCGCACCGTCGTCGAGCGCCGCGAGGTTCCCGGACTCGACGGCATCGAGGCGTGGGCCGTACACGCACAGCCCGGTCACATCGTCGCGGCGGCGTTGAACGGGTGGTTCACACCGCGCCCGGACCTGGTGTTGTCGGGCATCAACCACGGCGCGAACGTCGGTCGCGCCGTCCTGCACTCGGGCACCGTCGGCGCCGCGCTGACCGCCAGGATCAGCGATACCCCCGCGTTGGCGGTGTCCCTCGACGTCGCTTTGCACCCCACCGGGGAGCGGTACTGGGAATCGGCCGCCGGGCTCCTCGCGCCGGTGCTGGACCTGTTGTTCGAGGCCCGAGAACCCACGGTGCTGTCCCTCAATGTCCCGGACGTGCCACCTGATGAGCTGAAGCCGATCCGGCACGCGTGGCTGGCCCGCGGAGGCGCGGTGCAGACCCGCGTCGACGAGGTCTCCGACGGCGGTGTGCGCCTGGCCGAAGTGGAGATCTCAGAGGAGTTCGAACCCGGGACCGACAGCGCACTGCTGGCGGCCGGGCACCCGACGCTCACCGAATTGCGCTCGATCGAGGCGCACGACGGTGAGCTGGTGCCGAACTGGCTGGCCGACAAGGTCGGCGGGTGA